A genomic window from Maridesulfovibrio sp. includes:
- a CDS encoding isoamylase early set domain-containing protein produces the protein MALSKKFLKSRPVCKVKFEVEKNQVENGEAIFLVGDFNDWDQSSIPMKKLKSGKYTVTVDLETGRDYQFRYLAGNDVWFNDTEPDRTEKTPYGNCENSVVSV, from the coding sequence GTGGCCCTTTCCAAAAAATTTCTCAAGAGCAGACCCGTATGCAAGGTTAAGTTTGAAGTTGAAAAAAATCAGGTAGAGAATGGTGAAGCCATTTTTCTGGTCGGCGACTTCAATGACTGGGACCAAAGTTCCATCCCAATGAAAAAGCTGAAAAGCGGCAAGTATACAGTGACCGTGGACCTTGAAACAGGGCGTGATTATCAGTTCAGATATCTGGCCGGGAATGACGTCTGGTTTAACGACACTGAGCCGGACCGGACAGAGAAGACTCCATACGGAAATTGCGAGAATTCCGTGGTCAGCGTTTAA
- a CDS encoding homoserine dehydrogenase, which produces MQTVKLAIAGFGTVGTGLARILEENKDVILARCGKKFEITSVLVRDVNKKRDFLPGPEVKFTADPDEFATSPDIDIVVELMGGITVAKEIVIKALEAGKHVVTANKHLLAEHGIELFEIAAKNKVGLYYESSVAGGIPIIQAIKESLAGNRIKSIVGILNGTANYILSEMSTSNLEFDTALAQATELGYAEADPTFDIEGIDAAHKVCVLTRIAYGKDYPLSELPVEGISKIERQDICFAREFGYRVKLIGAVRDVGGKLEAGVFPALVKYTLLLARVGGNYNAVRVEGNAVGPAFFHGQGAGSLPTGSAVLADIMALAKTDSPDNTGFCNAPIEKADILAPELATSEYYFRFTVQDKAGVMAALSKCLAEHNISIAQAVQKGNPEDKDIPVVFTTHKASNKDVKAAIEEIDKMSFITKPTMSMRILKG; this is translated from the coding sequence ATGCAGACTGTTAAGCTTGCCATCGCCGGATTCGGCACTGTCGGAACCGGACTCGCCCGGATTTTAGAAGAAAATAAAGATGTAATCCTCGCCCGCTGCGGTAAAAAATTTGAGATTACATCCGTTCTGGTCCGTGACGTGAACAAAAAAAGAGATTTCCTGCCCGGACCTGAAGTAAAATTTACTGCCGATCCCGACGAATTCGCAACCAGCCCTGATATTGACATCGTCGTTGAACTCATGGGCGGTATTACCGTAGCCAAGGAAATCGTCATTAAAGCTCTGGAAGCAGGCAAGCATGTAGTAACGGCCAACAAGCATCTTCTGGCTGAACACGGCATTGAACTTTTCGAAATAGCGGCAAAAAACAAAGTCGGTCTATACTATGAATCAAGTGTTGCCGGCGGTATTCCCATCATCCAGGCCATCAAAGAATCTCTGGCTGGAAACCGCATCAAATCCATCGTCGGCATCCTCAACGGTACAGCCAACTACATACTTTCCGAGATGTCTACCAGCAACCTTGAGTTCGATACAGCCCTTGCGCAAGCCACTGAGCTTGGCTACGCTGAAGCAGATCCTACTTTTGATATTGAAGGCATCGACGCCGCGCACAAAGTCTGTGTATTGACCCGTATAGCTTACGGCAAGGATTACCCTCTTTCCGAACTCCCTGTTGAAGGTATCTCCAAAATCGAAAGACAGGATATCTGCTTTGCCCGTGAATTCGGGTACCGTGTTAAACTTATCGGTGCTGTGCGCGATGTTGGCGGCAAACTTGAAGCTGGAGTATTCCCGGCACTGGTCAAGTACACCCTGCTGCTGGCCCGCGTTGGCGGCAACTATAATGCCGTTCGCGTTGAAGGCAACGCAGTCGGTCCCGCATTTTTTCACGGTCAGGGAGCTGGCTCACTGCCTACTGGAAGCGCAGTTCTGGCTGACATCATGGCTCTTGCGAAAACCGACAGCCCCGACAACACCGGTTTCTGCAACGCGCCTATCGAAAAAGCAGACATCCTCGCACCGGAACTTGCTACCTCCGAATACTATTTCCGCTTTACTGTACAGGATAAAGCCGGGGTTATGGCAGCATTGTCCAAATGCCTTGCCGAACATAACATTTCCATTGCTCAGGCTGTCCAGAAGGGCAATCCGGAAGATAAAGACATCCCAGTGGTATTCACCACCCATAAAGCAAGTAACAAGGATGTGAAAGCCGCCATTGAGGAGATCGACAAAATGTCTTTCATAACTAAACCGACCATGTCCATGCGGATTTTGAAAGGATAA
- a CDS encoding branched-chain amino acid transaminase, giving the protein MVQKAEKIWFDGELVNWDDAQVHVLTHTLHYGAGVFEGIRAYATVDGKSAVFRLREHVLRLFDSAKILGITIPFTVEEIHDAIIETLKVNGLKEGYIRPLVFIGDGVMGVHPGKNPIRVCIATWPWGAYLGEEALEKGIRVKTSSFNRHHVNAMMTKSKACGNYVNSILAKVEAVRDGYDEALMLDTTGFVSEATGENIFIVKNNVIKTTPLTSVLPGITRASLMKVASDLGYQVVEQLFTRDELYIADEAFFCGTAAEVTPICEVDNRVIGEGKRGPIGTILQKEYFNAVKGGNEDYKSWLDYYEI; this is encoded by the coding sequence ATGGTTCAAAAAGCAGAAAAAATCTGGTTTGACGGTGAATTGGTTAACTGGGATGATGCACAGGTTCACGTGCTGACCCACACCCTGCACTACGGTGCCGGTGTGTTCGAAGGAATCCGCGCATACGCAACAGTAGACGGTAAATCCGCTGTTTTCAGACTTCGTGAACACGTGCTCCGCCTTTTTGATTCCGCAAAAATTCTCGGGATAACAATTCCTTTCACAGTTGAAGAAATTCACGACGCGATTATTGAAACCCTTAAGGTTAATGGGCTCAAAGAAGGCTATATCCGTCCGCTGGTATTCATCGGTGACGGTGTTATGGGCGTTCATCCCGGCAAAAACCCTATCCGTGTCTGCATTGCAACATGGCCTTGGGGGGCTTATCTCGGTGAAGAAGCTCTCGAAAAGGGTATCCGTGTTAAGACTTCATCCTTCAACCGCCATCATGTAAATGCCATGATGACCAAATCCAAAGCTTGCGGTAACTACGTCAACTCTATTCTTGCCAAGGTTGAGGCAGTCCGGGACGGCTACGATGAAGCTCTCATGCTTGATACCACCGGTTTTGTTTCTGAAGCCACCGGCGAGAACATTTTTATTGTCAAAAATAATGTTATCAAGACTACTCCGCTTACTTCCGTTCTGCCCGGTATCACCCGCGCCAGTCTGATGAAGGTTGCAAGCGACCTCGGTTACCAAGTTGTCGAGCAGCTCTTCACCCGTGACGAACTCTACATTGCTGATGAAGCTTTCTTCTGCGGTACTGCTGCTGAAGTTACTCCTATCTGCGAAGTGGACAACCGAGTAATCGGTGAAGGCAAGCGCGGTCCGATCGGTACAATTCTCCAGAAAGAGTACTTCAACGCCGTTAAAGGCGGCAACGAAGATTACAAAAGCTGGCTTGATTACTACGAGATTTAG
- a CDS encoding aminotransferase class I/II-fold pyridoxal phosphate-dependent enzyme, whose protein sequence is MDKFPRVHRLPPYVFAKVNELKMQLRHDGEDIIDLGMGNPDIPTPQHIVDKLVEASQKPANHRYSASRGIKGLRREMALWYKKRYGVELDYDQEVVVTMGAKEGLAHLALVMLSPGDVVFAPDPSYPIHPYASIIAGADVRRIPIGANRDFFEDLELAMRQTWPKPKLLIINYPHNPTGVTAEIPFFEKIVDFAKENDLLVIHDLAYADFTFDGYKAPSFLQARGAKDVGVEFFSLSKSYSMPGWRVGFCCGNREMVQALTRIKSYLDYGLFQPIQIAACHALSGPQECVREIMDIYQDRRDALCEGLQRIGWDVTPPKATQFVWAPIPEQFKELGSVEFSKLLLRECKVAVAPGLGFGHYGDDHVRMALVENRQRINQAVRGMKDLFSKG, encoded by the coding sequence ATGGACAAATTTCCAAGAGTTCACCGGCTGCCCCCCTACGTGTTTGCCAAGGTGAACGAACTGAAAATGCAGCTGCGCCACGACGGTGAGGATATCATCGACCTTGGCATGGGGAATCCAGACATCCCCACCCCGCAACACATTGTAGACAAGCTGGTAGAGGCGTCGCAGAAGCCCGCCAACCATCGCTACAGCGCGTCAAGGGGAATCAAGGGTCTCCGCAGAGAAATGGCGCTTTGGTATAAGAAAAGATATGGCGTTGAACTGGATTATGATCAGGAAGTGGTCGTTACCATGGGCGCCAAAGAGGGGCTGGCGCACCTGGCGCTGGTTATGCTTTCACCGGGGGACGTTGTTTTTGCACCGGACCCGTCTTATCCTATTCATCCTTATGCAAGTATCATTGCAGGGGCGGACGTACGCCGCATTCCTATCGGAGCAAACAGAGATTTCTTCGAAGACCTCGAACTGGCCATGCGCCAGACCTGGCCTAAGCCGAAACTGCTGATCATCAACTATCCGCACAACCCCACCGGGGTAACAGCGGAAATTCCTTTCTTTGAAAAAATTGTTGACTTTGCTAAGGAAAACGACCTGCTGGTAATCCACGATCTCGCCTACGCCGATTTCACATTCGACGGCTACAAAGCGCCCAGCTTCCTTCAGGCACGTGGAGCTAAAGACGTCGGGGTAGAATTTTTCTCCCTATCCAAAAGCTATTCAATGCCCGGATGGCGAGTCGGATTCTGCTGCGGTAACCGCGAGATGGTTCAGGCGCTGACCCGTATTAAAAGCTATCTGGACTACGGTCTTTTTCAGCCGATCCAGATTGCCGCATGCCATGCCCTTTCCGGACCGCAGGAATGTGTCCGTGAGATTATGGACATCTATCAGGACCGCCGCGATGCTCTTTGCGAAGGTTTGCAACGTATCGGCTGGGATGTAACTCCCCCCAAAGCCACGCAGTTTGTTTGGGCCCCGATCCCGGAACAGTTCAAGGAGCTAGGCTCGGTGGAATTCTCCAAACTGCTGCTGAGAGAATGCAAAGTTGCAGTTGCGCCCGGCCTTGGTTTCGGACACTATGGAGATGACCATGTTCGCATGGCCCTTGTTGAAAACAGACAACGGATCAATCAGGCCGTACGCGGCATGAAAGACCTTTTCTCAAAAGGGTAA